From Gimesia panareensis, the proteins below share one genomic window:
- the ppsA gene encoding phosphoenolpyruvate synthase, whose protein sequence is MAAQEPLVLWFNQISIGDVPSVGGKNASLGEMYCNLSAKGIAVPNGYATTAAAYRLFMSETGLDQKIKDILADLDTSDISNLQSHGREVRQAILATEMPEKLRTEILQAYQKLSEDHAGGIDVAVRSSATAEDLPDASFAGQQESYLNVHGESSLLETCRRCFASLFTDRAISYRTEKGFDHFDIALSIGIQRMVRSDEAASGVMFSIDTETGFRDAVLINAAYGLGENVVQGSVNPDEFYVFKPTLKEGFKPILKKTLGSKEFKLIYDTGGGKMTRNVPVDTVDRKRFAIDEEDILKLARWACLIEEHYSEVQGHFCPMDIEWAKDGLTQELFIVQARPETIHGSKELTVLKTYHLKEHGRVLTTGHSVGERIGHGIARVVESAENLDQVQEGDVLVTDRTDPDWEPIMKKAAAIVTNRGGRTCHAAIISRELGVPAIVGAEQATTSIPSGSMVTVSCAEGDTGQVYDGQLDYEIQEVDLSELKRPQTKVMMIAGNPNEAFRLSMLPSDGVGLARMEFIINSFIRIHPMALLEFDQLDDPTLKAEIDKLTPSYQDKPAFFVDTLAQGVGMIAGAFYPRDVIVRMSDFKTNEYANLIGGAQYEPEEENPMIGFRGASRYYHPRYRDAFGLECQAMRKVREEMGLKNMKLMIPFCRTVEEGRKVLEVMAEHGLKRGEDGLEIYIMCEIPSNVIQAEAFAEIFDGFSIGSNDLTQLTLGVDRDSEVVAHIFDERDPAVMESLATAIRRVKASGRKIGICGQAPSDYPEIAEFLVKQGIDSISLNPDAVMKTVSRIVEVEAELNSKGAASDTRSDVTV, encoded by the coding sequence ATGGCTGCGCAGGAACCACTGGTATTGTGGTTTAATCAGATCAGTATTGGTGATGTTCCTTCAGTGGGAGGTAAGAATGCTTCTCTGGGGGAAATGTACTGTAATTTAAGCGCCAAAGGAATCGCGGTTCCCAATGGGTACGCGACGACTGCTGCCGCCTACCGTCTGTTCATGTCCGAGACAGGCCTGGATCAGAAAATTAAGGATATCCTTGCAGATCTGGATACTTCCGATATTTCCAATCTGCAGTCGCATGGTCGCGAAGTTCGCCAGGCGATTCTGGCCACTGAAATGCCTGAGAAACTTCGCACAGAAATTCTGCAGGCGTATCAGAAACTAAGTGAGGACCATGCCGGTGGGATCGATGTCGCTGTCCGCAGCAGTGCGACCGCGGAAGATTTACCCGATGCAAGTTTTGCGGGGCAGCAGGAATCATACCTGAATGTGCATGGAGAGAGCAGCCTGCTGGAGACGTGCCGGCGCTGCTTTGCTTCGTTATTTACAGATCGGGCGATCTCCTATCGAACTGAAAAGGGCTTTGATCATTTCGATATTGCGTTGTCGATCGGCATCCAGCGGATGGTCCGCTCCGATGAAGCCGCCTCAGGGGTGATGTTCTCCATCGATACGGAGACGGGATTCCGGGATGCTGTTCTGATCAATGCTGCCTATGGTCTGGGTGAAAACGTGGTCCAGGGGAGCGTGAATCCCGACGAGTTCTATGTTTTCAAGCCGACTTTGAAAGAGGGATTCAAACCGATCCTGAAAAAGACGCTGGGATCGAAAGAATTCAAGCTGATTTATGATACCGGCGGCGGGAAGATGACACGGAATGTTCCCGTGGATACCGTCGATCGGAAACGGTTTGCCATTGATGAGGAAGATATTCTCAAGCTGGCACGCTGGGCCTGTCTGATTGAGGAGCATTACTCTGAGGTGCAGGGGCATTTCTGTCCGATGGATATTGAATGGGCCAAAGATGGCCTGACCCAGGAACTGTTCATTGTCCAGGCCCGGCCGGAAACGATTCATGGCAGCAAAGAACTGACTGTTCTCAAAACGTATCATCTGAAAGAACACGGTCGGGTTTTGACTACCGGGCATAGTGTGGGAGAACGGATCGGTCATGGCATCGCGCGGGTGGTGGAGAGTGCAGAAAATCTCGATCAGGTTCAGGAGGGGGATGTGCTGGTGACTGACCGGACTGATCCGGACTGGGAACCGATCATGAAAAAAGCCGCTGCGATTGTTACCAACCGGGGAGGCCGTACCTGTCATGCGGCGATTATCAGCCGGGAACTGGGGGTCCCCGCGATTGTGGGGGCAGAACAGGCGACGACGTCGATTCCTTCCGGATCGATGGTGACCGTCTCCTGCGCCGAGGGGGATACGGGACAGGTCTACGACGGGCAACTGGATTACGAAATTCAGGAAGTCGATCTGTCTGAGCTGAAACGCCCCCAGACCAAGGTGATGATGATCGCGGGAAATCCGAATGAGGCGTTCCGTCTGTCGATGCTGCCCAGCGATGGGGTCGGGCTGGCACGGATGGAATTCATCATCAACTCGTTTATCCGCATTCATCCGATGGCACTGCTGGAATTCGATCAGTTGGATGATCCGACTCTGAAGGCGGAAATCGATAAGTTGACTCCCTCTTATCAGGATAAGCCTGCCTTTTTTGTCGATACGCTGGCCCAGGGGGTCGGGATGATTGCAGGGGCCTTTTATCCGCGTGATGTGATCGTTCGCATGAGCGATTTCAAGACTAACGAGTATGCGAATCTGATTGGCGGGGCCCAGTATGAGCCGGAAGAAGAAAATCCGATGATTGGATTCCGTGGGGCGTCGCGCTACTATCATCCGCGATACCGGGATGCCTTTGGCCTGGAATGCCAGGCGATGCGCAAGGTGCGAGAGGAAATGGGGCTGAAGAATATGAAGCTGATGATCCCCTTCTGCCGCACGGTTGAGGAGGGACGCAAGGTCCTGGAAGTCATGGCCGAACATGGGCTGAAACGGGGAGAGGATGGCCTGGAAATCTACATCATGTGTGAAATTCCCAGTAATGTCATCCAGGCGGAAGCGTTTGCGGAAATCTTCGATGGGTTTTCAATCGGTTCGAATGACTTAACACAATTGACCCTGGGGGTCGACCGAGATTCAGAAGTGGTGGCGCACATTTTTGATGAACGGGATCCGGCAGTGATGGAGTCTCTGGCAACTGCCATCCGGCGGGTGAAAGCCTCCGGACGAAAAATTGGAATCTGTGGACAGGCTCCCAGCGATTATCCGGAGATCGCTGAGTTTTTGGTGAAGCAGGGGATCGACAGTATCTCGCTGAATCCTGATGCGGTGATGAAAACGGTCTCCCGTATTGTAGAGGTTGAAGCAGAATTGAACTCGAAAGGAGCTGCTTCCGATACTAGGAGTGATGTCACAGTCTGA
- the atpD gene encoding F0F1 ATP synthase subunit beta encodes MQQTVLKHDLNLGSILSVRGSVIDAVFPYRLPSVQSELHAGEHQEIIIEVLTQLDNQTVRGIALTSTRGLARGSKIINTGHPLKVPVGQQLLGRMLNVFGQPIDFGESIDDASWRSIHHPSPALVERPPRSEIFKTGIKAIDLLAPLERGGKAGLFGGAGVGKTVLITELIHNVVGAHKGVSLFCGIGERCREAEELYREMKDAGVLDNTVMVFGQMNEPPGARFRVGHAALTMAEYFRDEQHQDVLLLIDNIFRFIQAGTEVSGLMGELPSRVGYQPTLASDLAELEERICTTTSGSITSVQAVYVPADDFTDPSAVHTFAHLSTSVVLSRKRASEGLYPAIDLLNSSSKMLMPPIVGDHHYQVAQAVRSTLANYEDLKDIIAMLGLEELSREDRRTVNRARRLERFLTQPFFSTEQFTGYEGKFVTLDQTLDGCERILNDEFQDVSERALYMIGPIDEVSRGDKGDHQ; translated from the coding sequence ATGCAGCAGACAGTCTTGAAGCACGACTTGAACCTGGGCTCGATTCTCTCGGTACGAGGCAGTGTCATTGATGCGGTCTTCCCTTACCGTTTGCCCTCAGTTCAGAGCGAACTGCATGCGGGTGAGCATCAGGAAATCATCATTGAAGTCCTCACACAGCTCGATAACCAGACCGTTCGCGGCATCGCTTTGACTTCTACACGCGGCCTGGCGCGCGGCTCGAAAATCATCAACACCGGGCACCCCCTGAAAGTCCCCGTCGGCCAGCAACTCCTGGGACGGATGTTGAATGTCTTCGGGCAGCCAATTGACTTCGGTGAATCCATCGATGACGCCAGCTGGCGTTCGATCCATCACCCCTCCCCGGCCCTGGTCGAACGGCCCCCACGCTCAGAAATATTCAAAACCGGGATCAAAGCCATCGACCTGCTCGCCCCCCTCGAACGGGGAGGCAAAGCGGGCCTGTTTGGTGGCGCCGGCGTCGGTAAAACAGTCCTGATCACCGAGTTGATTCACAATGTCGTTGGAGCCCATAAAGGGGTCAGCCTCTTCTGTGGGATCGGCGAACGCTGTCGTGAAGCCGAAGAACTCTACCGTGAAATGAAAGACGCCGGAGTCCTTGACAATACCGTCATGGTCTTCGGCCAGATGAACGAACCCCCCGGTGCCCGTTTCCGCGTTGGGCATGCCGCTCTCACGATGGCAGAGTATTTTCGGGACGAACAGCACCAGGATGTCCTGTTGCTCATCGACAATATCTTTCGCTTCATCCAGGCGGGCACCGAAGTCTCAGGCCTGATGGGAGAACTCCCCTCCCGCGTCGGTTACCAGCCCACGCTCGCCTCGGACCTGGCTGAGTTGGAAGAACGGATCTGCACCACCACGAGTGGCTCAATCACTTCGGTGCAGGCGGTTTACGTCCCGGCTGACGACTTTACTGACCCCTCTGCGGTCCACACGTTCGCTCATCTCTCGACCTCTGTAGTTCTCTCAAGGAAACGCGCTTCGGAAGGGCTTTATCCGGCGATCGACCTGCTGAATTCCAGTTCCAAAATGCTGATGCCCCCGATTGTCGGCGACCACCATTACCAGGTCGCACAAGCCGTTCGCAGTACCCTGGCGAATTACGAAGACCTCAAAGACATCATCGCCATGCTGGGACTGGAAGAACTCTCTCGGGAAGACCGCCGGACTGTCAATCGCGCACGACGCCTGGAACGTTTTTTAACGCAGCCCTTCTTCAGTACCGAACAGTTTACCGGCTACGAAGGAAAATTCGTCACACTGGATCAAACCCTGGATGGCTGTGAACGCATCCTGAACGATGAGTTTCAAGATGTTTCCGAACGCGCCCTGTATATGATTGGTCCGATTGACGAAGTCTCACGAGGTGACAAAGGAGACCATCAATGA
- a CDS encoding F0F1 ATP synthase subunit epsilon, which translates to MKLKVLLPTEILVDQSVTKVIAEAENGAFCLLPRHVDFLSALLPGILTYVDDQNLEHYLGIGGGILTKTGEEVRVSTIYAVRGEDLGTLRQQVAEQFEAINERERTVRSAIARLEADILRHFVKQGITADV; encoded by the coding sequence ATGAAACTCAAGGTCCTGTTACCGACAGAAATTCTGGTGGATCAGTCCGTCACGAAAGTCATTGCGGAAGCGGAAAACGGAGCCTTCTGCCTGCTGCCCCGGCACGTCGATTTTCTGTCTGCCCTGCTCCCCGGGATTCTCACTTACGTCGATGACCAGAACCTGGAACACTACCTCGGAATCGGCGGCGGAATTCTCACCAAAACGGGTGAGGAAGTACGCGTCTCGACGATCTATGCCGTTCGCGGTGAAGACCTGGGAACCCTCCGCCAGCAGGTCGCCGAACAGTTTGAAGCCATCAATGAACGGGAACGAACCGTTCGTTCTGCCATCGCCCGGCTGGAAGCCGATATTCTGAGACACTTTGTCAAACAGGGGATCACCGCCGATGTCTGA
- a CDS encoding AtpZ/AtpI family protein codes for MRGHPLHLHNRSQIEKRIASQEARKLKAREEKHHTIWFGLGMFGLIGWSVTIPAVAGALLGMWIDSRWPSRYSWSLMLLIGGIALGCANAWKWIHKEGNVDR; via the coding sequence ATGCGGGGCCATCCCTTACACCTGCATAATCGCAGTCAGATCGAAAAACGGATCGCCTCCCAGGAGGCCCGAAAATTAAAGGCCCGCGAAGAGAAACATCACACCATCTGGTTCGGCCTGGGGATGTTTGGTCTGATCGGCTGGTCGGTCACCATTCCCGCTGTGGCAGGTGCCCTGTTGGGGATGTGGATCGACTCCCGCTGGCCCTCCCGCTATTCCTGGAGCCTGATGCTGTTAATCGGCGGCATCGCCCTGGGCTGCGCGAACGCCTGGAAATGGATCCATAAAGAAGGAAACGTTGACCGATGA
- a CDS encoding N-ATPase subunit AtpR → MSLPFSIQLILSLIVGLLLGSLFFGGLWLTVKHLQKSSAPWLLFLASALGRTLITLAGFWFVGIWLSEAFRWQRMAACLAGFIIARMVITRYTRSLNASVSGKSA, encoded by the coding sequence ATGAGTTTACCATTCAGCATCCAACTTATACTCAGTCTGATCGTGGGGCTCCTGTTGGGCAGCCTCTTTTTCGGCGGACTCTGGCTGACCGTGAAGCACCTGCAGAAGTCGTCGGCCCCCTGGCTGCTGTTCCTCGCCAGTGCTCTGGGGCGCACGCTGATCACGCTGGCCGGCTTCTGGTTTGTGGGAATCTGGCTCTCCGAAGCGTTTCGCTGGCAACGCATGGCTGCCTGCCTGGCTGGTTTCATCATCGCGCGAATGGTCATTACCCGTTATACCCGTTCACTCAATGCCTCCGTCTCTGGAAAGTCAGCCTGA
- a CDS encoding F0F1 ATP synthase subunit A, with protein MDISPDTPLWQWEWMLLNRTILFTWLVMAILVLGSWFVTRRLTSGPHISRGQNLLEVLVLGLRDQIREVSQQEPGPYMPFIGTLFLFIVTSNMLSIVPGYRAPTSSISTTAALATCVFVAVPIYGIAHQGIGGYLKQYIRPSVLMLPFNVVGEFSRTLALAVRLYGNIMSGSVIGAILLGFVPLFVPILMDAFGLLTGMIQAYIFAVLAMVYIASATQVNHGPEHTEDAQSGISNTQSTHKESS; from the coding sequence ATGGATATTTCACCTGATACACCACTCTGGCAGTGGGAATGGATGCTGCTGAACCGAACCATCCTGTTTACCTGGCTGGTAATGGCGATACTCGTTCTCGGTTCCTGGTTCGTGACACGTCGCCTCACCAGTGGCCCCCATATTTCCCGGGGACAGAATCTGCTGGAGGTTCTCGTGCTCGGCTTGCGGGACCAGATCCGGGAAGTCAGTCAGCAGGAGCCCGGCCCCTATATGCCGTTTATCGGAACCCTGTTTTTATTCATCGTCACGTCCAACATGCTCTCGATCGTGCCCGGCTACCGTGCTCCCACCAGTTCCATTTCCACCACCGCCGCGCTGGCCACCTGCGTCTTTGTCGCCGTTCCCATTTATGGAATCGCCCACCAGGGGATTGGAGGCTATCTGAAACAGTATATTCGGCCTTCCGTATTAATGTTGCCCTTTAATGTAGTGGGCGAATTTTCGCGAACCCTGGCTCTGGCTGTCCGCCTCTACGGAAATATCATGAGCGGATCGGTCATCGGAGCCATCCTGCTCGGCTTCGTCCCCCTGTTCGTTCCGATTCTGATGGATGCCTTTGGTCTCTTAACCGGGATGATCCAGGCTTATATTTTTGCCGTCCTGGCCATGGTCTACATCGCCTCCGCCACCCAGGTCAACCATGGCCCGGAACATACAGAGGACGCTCAATCCGGAATTTCGAACACTCAATCGACTCACAAAGAATCATCATAA
- a CDS encoding F0F1 ATP synthase subunit C, whose amino-acid sequence MDTDTLIAAVSIFTAGITTGMGSIGPALGEGRALAQALSAIAQQPDEASTITRTLFVGLAMIESTAIYCFVISMILIFANPFWNHFLQATGK is encoded by the coding sequence ATGGATACAGATACTCTCATCGCAGCAGTCTCGATATTTACCGCAGGCATCACCACGGGCATGGGGTCGATTGGTCCCGCCCTGGGGGAAGGCCGCGCGCTGGCACAGGCTCTCAGTGCCATCGCCCAGCAGCCTGACGAGGCCAGCACAATCACGCGGACCCTGTTTGTGGGACTCGCCATGATCGAATCCACGGCGATTTACTGTTTTGTGATTTCGATGATTCTCATTTTTGCGAATCCCTTCTGGAATCACTTCCTGCAGGCCACCGGTAAATAA
- a CDS encoding F0F1 ATP synthase subunit B family protein — protein sequence MSIDWFTFTAQILNFLVLVWLLTHFLYKPITKAMHKREQKIADEHQKAIDIQQQAEAEAASYQQKTAELTHAKDELLAEAGKEIQRWREEHLARARAEVDEEKEEWYRALHRERESFLREARVRMAGHIHHMSQCVLKELANADLQQQTISVFLDRVSQIEEQQKLKFRDLLRAPDSTVLVESALELGKSDRERVSKFIHDFLETKIEIQYRERPDLICGIDLHISGYKVAWNLQEPLEELEEEFVRSLNEVITLESGVEVSPST from the coding sequence ATGTCCATTGATTGGTTTACGTTTACGGCTCAAATCCTCAACTTCCTGGTTCTGGTCTGGTTGTTGACGCACTTCCTGTATAAGCCGATCACAAAGGCGATGCACAAGCGGGAACAGAAGATCGCTGACGAGCACCAGAAAGCCATCGACATTCAGCAGCAGGCCGAAGCAGAAGCAGCCAGCTATCAGCAGAAGACGGCGGAACTGACGCACGCCAAAGACGAACTACTGGCCGAGGCAGGCAAAGAGATCCAGCGCTGGCGCGAAGAGCATCTGGCCCGCGCCCGCGCGGAAGTCGATGAAGAAAAAGAAGAATGGTACCGGGCCCTGCATCGGGAGCGGGAGTCATTCCTCCGCGAAGCCCGTGTGCGGATGGCCGGACATATCCACCACATGAGCCAGTGCGTCCTGAAAGAGCTGGCCAATGCCGACCTGCAACAACAGACCATTTCGGTTTTTCTGGACCGTGTCAGTCAGATTGAAGAGCAGCAGAAACTGAAATTCCGGGATTTACTCAGAGCTCCGGACAGTACTGTTCTGGTGGAAAGTGCTCTGGAACTGGGAAAATCAGATCGAGAGCGCGTCAGCAAATTCATCCACGATTTTCTCGAAACCAAAATCGAAATCCAATACCGCGAAAGACCCGATCTGATCTGTGGCATCGATCTGCACATCTCCGGATATAAAGTCGCCTGGAACCTGCAGGAACCACTCGAAGAACTGGAAGAAGAATTTGTCCGTTCCCTGAACGAAGTCATCACCCTGGAATCCGGCGTTGAAGTTTCACCCTCGACTTAA
- a CDS encoding alternate F1F0 ATPase, F1 subunit alpha translates to MTIHPDIQILLDNTFSKFGGVLEQHDFDPRLIEIGKVTYVGRSHARVSGLPNVQSEELLQFPNHVLGLALNLDPDEVGVVLLDPSDQLTAGDEVRRTHRLLDVPVGESLIGRVIDPVGRPLDGHGPVSAAERRPYERDPASITDRSPVTVPLQTGLKVIDALIPIGRGQRELILGDRQTGKTAIAIDTILNQKNKDVICIYCAIGQRNTAVAKVIDDLRKHGALDYTAVVVAESDAPPGLQFVAPYAATTLGEYFMDRGQDVLVVYDDLTSHARSYRELSLLLRRPPGREAFPGDIFYLHSRLLERSTHLHERLGGGSLTALPVAETEAQNLSAYIPTNLISITDGQIYLSPQLFQKGILPAVDVGRSVSRVGGKTQLPAYRAVAGDLRLSYSQFEELETFSRFSSRLDEETLATLERGRRVREIFKQPQYQTLSVPQQISVLVAMAAGVFDESDLKHIRTLEEFIAPILETDFPHLSEAILEGKKLTDDDQQAIVEAAQKQVSQFTQDQA, encoded by the coding sequence ATGACCATTCATCCCGACATTCAGATCCTACTGGATAACACGTTCAGTAAATTCGGCGGCGTGTTAGAGCAGCACGATTTCGATCCTCGTCTGATCGAAATCGGCAAGGTGACCTATGTCGGACGCAGCCACGCCCGGGTCAGTGGACTCCCCAACGTACAATCAGAGGAACTGCTCCAGTTCCCGAACCACGTCCTCGGGCTGGCATTGAACCTGGATCCGGATGAAGTCGGCGTCGTCCTGCTGGACCCCAGTGATCAGTTGACCGCCGGTGATGAAGTCCGTCGCACACATCGTCTGCTGGACGTTCCGGTTGGCGAATCCTTAATCGGTCGCGTCATTGATCCGGTCGGGCGGCCCCTGGATGGACACGGCCCTGTCTCTGCTGCCGAACGTCGGCCTTACGAACGCGATCCCGCTTCGATTACAGACCGCTCCCCTGTCACTGTGCCACTACAGACCGGCCTGAAAGTCATCGACGCCCTGATTCCCATCGGCCGCGGCCAGCGGGAACTGATTCTAGGAGACCGACAGACCGGTAAAACCGCCATCGCCATCGACACAATTCTCAATCAGAAAAACAAGGATGTCATCTGCATCTACTGCGCTATTGGCCAGCGGAACACCGCCGTCGCGAAAGTCATTGACGATCTCCGCAAACATGGAGCCCTGGATTATACCGCTGTCGTTGTTGCCGAAAGCGACGCTCCTCCGGGACTGCAGTTCGTCGCTCCCTATGCAGCAACCACACTCGGCGAGTACTTCATGGATCGCGGACAGGATGTGCTGGTCGTCTATGACGATCTGACTTCCCATGCCCGTTCCTACCGCGAACTCTCATTGCTGCTGAGGCGTCCCCCCGGACGGGAAGCCTTTCCCGGCGACATTTTCTACCTGCATTCCCGACTGCTGGAACGTTCTACGCATTTGCACGAACGTCTGGGGGGAGGCTCGCTGACGGCTCTCCCCGTTGCCGAAACGGAAGCACAGAATCTGTCGGCCTATATCCCTACAAATCTGATTTCGATCACCGATGGTCAGATCTATCTTTCTCCCCAGTTGTTCCAGAAAGGGATTCTGCCTGCCGTCGATGTGGGCCGTTCCGTGTCTCGTGTCGGAGGCAAGACACAACTCCCCGCTTACCGGGCCGTCGCCGGCGATTTGAGGCTCTCCTACAGCCAGTTTGAAGAACTCGAAACCTTCTCCCGGTTCAGCAGCCGGCTGGATGAAGAAACGCTGGCCACACTGGAACGGGGCCGACGTGTCCGTGAAATCTTCAAACAGCCACAGTATCAGACTCTTTCAGTCCCCCAGCAGATCTCGGTCCTGGTGGCGATGGCGGCAGGCGTGTTTGATGAGTCGGATCTGAAACATATTCGCACATTGGAAGAATTCATCGCTCCCATTCTCGAAACCGATTTCCCACATTTGAGCGAAGCAATATTGGAAGGAAAAAAACTGACAGACGATGACCAGCAGGCCATCGTGGAGGCAGCCCAAAAGCAGGTAAGTCAATTCACACAGGACCAGGCTTAA
- a CDS encoding F0F1 ATP synthase subunit gamma: MQDFETLKRSIDSTQDLESVVRTMKTLAAVSIRQYEQAVDSLEDFAETVNRGLAMVLRNLPPQTSLSELQSAGSTGIIVFGSDQGMCGQFNEQIGSYALDYFAQDPQPATQHAWMVIGSRISGKILDAGCTIDFEFNLPGAVTGISPLVADILAQIDRWRFERHLGRIFIFYNQRVTASSYKPHAQQLLPIDPAQLAQHQSATAASRTLPFYTMPPGILLSRLIRQYLFVSLFRACAESQAGENASRIASMQAAEHNIKERLVNLQAEFNQRRQTAITEELLDVVTGFEALKEE; the protein is encoded by the coding sequence ATGCAGGACTTTGAAACGTTAAAACGCAGTATCGACAGCACCCAGGATCTGGAATCAGTGGTCCGGACGATGAAGACGCTGGCCGCAGTCAGTATTCGTCAGTACGAACAGGCCGTCGATTCACTGGAAGACTTCGCCGAAACGGTGAACCGGGGGCTGGCTATGGTTCTCAGAAATCTGCCTCCACAGACCAGTCTCTCCGAACTGCAGAGCGCCGGTTCCACAGGGATCATCGTCTTTGGCTCTGATCAGGGTATGTGTGGTCAGTTCAACGAACAGATCGGCTCTTATGCCCTGGACTACTTCGCGCAGGATCCCCAGCCGGCTACGCAGCATGCCTGGATGGTCATCGGCTCCCGTATCTCCGGCAAAATCCTGGATGCAGGCTGCACGATCGATTTTGAATTCAATCTGCCAGGGGCCGTCACTGGAATTTCCCCCCTGGTCGCGGATATCCTCGCTCAAATTGATCGCTGGCGTTTTGAACGCCACCTGGGCAGAATCTTCATCTTCTATAACCAGCGGGTGACCGCCTCATCCTACAAACCACATGCGCAACAGTTGTTACCCATCGACCCGGCTCAGCTCGCACAGCACCAATCAGCGACCGCAGCTTCTCGAACACTCCCTTTTTATACGATGCCGCCCGGAATATTGCTGTCCCGGCTGATTCGACAATACCTGTTTGTTTCGCTCTTTCGTGCCTGTGCAGAATCACAGGCGGGAGAAAATGCCAGTCGGATTGCATCCATGCAGGCAGCTGAACACAATATTAAAGAGCGGCTGGTGAATCTCCAGGCGGAATTCAACCAGCGTCGCCAGACCGCAATCACCGAGGAACTCCTGGATGTCGTCACCGGATTTGAAGCACTCAAAGAAGAATGA
- a CDS encoding CBS domain-containing protein yields MTDQKPSPVASDFMTTHVEVVTPDMHMSDVIHFLLKHNVSNAPVVELKDGKKILIGFISEHDCLCALSDEVFFGFPSPPQTARTIMTAHPICISPSTELFSLVSVFNSHKLRHLPVVENGHLLGIVSRHDILKEMDEYYKQNLHKQNHDRMLRDTSQTLNLRFTIDRDHE; encoded by the coding sequence ATGACTGATCAAAAACCCTCCCCCGTCGCCAGCGACTTCATGACCACTCATGTTGAAGTAGTCACTCCGGACATGCACATGTCCGACGTGATCCATTTCCTGTTGAAACATAATGTCTCCAATGCCCCCGTGGTGGAATTGAAAGACGGTAAAAAGATTCTCATCGGCTTTATCTCCGAACATGACTGCCTGTGTGCGCTCTCTGATGAAGTCTTCTTCGGCTTCCCCAGCCCTCCACAGACCGCACGCACCATCATGACCGCGCACCCGATCTGTATTTCACCCAGTACCGAACTGTTCTCGCTGGTATCTGTCTTCAACAGTCACAAGCTGCGGCATCTGCCGGTCGTGGAAAATGGCCACCTGCTGGGCATTGTCAGTCGGCACGATATCCTCAAAGAAATGGATGAATACTACAAACAGAACCTGCATAAACAGAATCACGATCGCATGTTGCGTGATACGTCCCAGACCCTCAACTTGCGGTTCACTATCGACCGTGATCACGAGTAA